One genomic window of Pseudomonas aeruginosa includes the following:
- the tssB gene encoding type VI secretion system contractile sheath small subunit, whose amino-acid sequence MGSTTSSQKFIARNRAPRVQIEYDVELYGAEKKVQLPFVMGVMADLAGKPAEPQAAVADRKFLEIDVDNFDARLKAMKPRVAFNVPNVLTGEGNLSLDITFESMDDFSPAAVARKVDSLNKLLEARTQLANLLTYMDGKTGAEEMIMKAIKDPALLQALASAPKPKDDEPQA is encoded by the coding sequence ATGGGAAGCACTACCAGCAGTCAGAAGTTCATCGCCAGGAACCGGGCGCCACGCGTGCAGATCGAGTACGACGTGGAGTTGTACGGTGCCGAGAAGAAGGTCCAGCTGCCCTTCGTCATGGGCGTCATGGCCGACCTCGCCGGCAAGCCCGCCGAACCCCAGGCGGCGGTCGCCGACCGCAAGTTCCTGGAGATCGACGTGGACAACTTCGATGCCCGGCTGAAGGCGATGAAGCCGCGGGTGGCCTTCAACGTACCGAACGTGCTGACCGGCGAAGGCAACCTGAGCCTGGACATCACCTTCGAGAGCATGGACGACTTCAGCCCCGCCGCGGTGGCGCGCAAGGTCGATTCGCTGAACAAGCTGCTCGAGGCGCGTACCCAGCTGGCCAACCTGCTGACCTACATGGACGGCAAGACCGGCGCCGAGGAAATGATCATGAAGGCGATCAAGGACCCGGCCCTGCTTCAGGCCCTGGCCAGCGCGCCGAAGCCCAAAGACGACGAGCCGCAGGCGTAA
- the tssC gene encoding type VI secretion system contractile sheath large subunit — MAELSTENLAQGQTTTEQTSEFASLLLQEFKPKTERAREAVETAVRTLAEHALEQTSLISNDAIKSIESIIAAIDAKLTAQVNLIMHHADFQQLESAWRGLHYLVNNTETDEQLKIRVLNISKPELHKTLKKFKGTTWDQSPIFKKLYEEEYGQFGGEPYGCLVGDYYFDQSPPDVELLGEMAKISAAMHAPFISAASPTVMGMGSWQELSNPRDLTKIFTTPEYAGWRSLRESEDSRYIGLTMPRFLARLPYGAKTDPVEEFAFEEETDGADSSKYAWANSAYAMAVNINRSFKLYGWCSRIRGVESGGEVQGLPAHTFPTDDGGVDMKCPTEIAISDRREAELAKNGFMPLLHKKNTDFAAFIGAQSLQKPAEYDDPDATANANLAARLPYLFATCRFAHYLKCIVRDKIGSFKEKDEMQRWLQDWILNYVDGDPAHSTETTKAQHPLAAAEVVVEEVEGNPGYYNSKFFLRPHYQLEGLTVSLRLVSKLPSAKEA; from the coding sequence ATGGCCGAATTGAGCACCGAGAACCTGGCCCAGGGCCAGACCACCACCGAGCAGACCAGTGAGTTCGCCAGCCTGCTGCTGCAGGAGTTCAAGCCCAAGACCGAGCGCGCCCGCGAAGCGGTGGAGACCGCCGTGCGGACCCTCGCCGAGCATGCCCTGGAGCAGACCAGCCTGATCTCCAACGACGCGATCAAGTCGATCGAGTCGATCATCGCGGCGATCGACGCCAAGCTCACCGCGCAGGTCAACCTGATCATGCACCACGCCGACTTCCAGCAACTGGAAAGCGCCTGGCGCGGCCTGCACTACCTGGTCAACAACACCGAGACCGACGAGCAACTGAAGATCCGCGTGCTGAACATCTCCAAGCCGGAGCTGCACAAGACCCTGAAGAAATTCAAGGGCACCACCTGGGACCAGAGCCCGATCTTCAAGAAGCTCTACGAAGAGGAATACGGCCAGTTCGGCGGCGAGCCCTATGGCTGCCTGGTCGGCGACTACTACTTCGACCAGTCGCCGCCGGACGTCGAGCTGCTCGGCGAGATGGCGAAGATCTCCGCCGCCATGCACGCGCCGTTCATTTCCGCCGCCTCGCCGACGGTGATGGGCATGGGTTCCTGGCAGGAACTGTCCAACCCGCGCGACCTGACCAAGATCTTCACCACCCCGGAATACGCCGGCTGGCGTTCGCTGCGCGAGTCCGAGGACTCCCGCTACATCGGCCTGACCATGCCGCGCTTCCTGGCGCGCCTGCCCTACGGGGCGAAGACCGATCCGGTGGAAGAGTTCGCCTTCGAGGAAGAAACCGACGGCGCCGACAGCAGCAAGTACGCCTGGGCCAACTCGGCCTACGCGATGGCGGTCAACATCAACCGCTCCTTCAAGCTCTACGGCTGGTGCTCGCGGATCCGCGGCGTCGAGTCCGGCGGCGAGGTGCAGGGCCTGCCGGCGCACACCTTCCCCACCGACGACGGCGGCGTGGACATGAAGTGCCCGACCGAGATCGCCATTTCCGACCGCCGCGAGGCGGAGCTGGCGAAGAACGGCTTCATGCCGCTGCTGCACAAGAAGAACACCGACTTCGCCGCCTTCATCGGCGCGCAGTCGCTGCAGAAACCCGCCGAGTACGACGATCCGGACGCCACCGCCAACGCCAACCTGGCGGCGCGCCTGCCCTACCTGTTCGCCACCTGCCGCTTCGCCCATTACCTGAAGTGCATCGTTCGCGACAAGATCGGTTCCTTCAAGGAGAAGGACGAGATGCAGCGCTGGCTGCAGGACTGGATCCTCAACTACGTCGACGGCGACCCGGCCCACTCCACCGAGACCACCAAGGCCCAGCACCCGCTGGCGGCGGCCGAAGTGGTGGTGGAGGAAGTCGAAGGCAATCCGGGTTACTACAACTCGAAGTTCTTCCTTCGCCCGCACTACCAGCTCGAGGGACTGACGGTATCGCTACGCCTGGTATCCAAGCTGCCTTCGGCCAAAGAGGCCTGA
- the tssA gene encoding type VI secretion system protein TssA — protein MLDVPVLLAAVSPDSPCGDDLEYDAAFLELERIAQGQPERQMGDAVLPAEPPEWPRVRALASELFGRSKDLRVANLLLQSNVALDGLDGLADGLLLVRELLGQYWDGVYPLLDADDDNDPTFRINALTGLVAEPLLQLVWAIPLVRSRAFGPVNLRAALNAAGLQRFASETLSPEQIAGAFADADADALAATRRALEGAQEHALAIESGVAERVGSAQGLDLGPLRQLLRQALQVFDLYGPQGAGEPLAPGAEAAADEQGGAAPVAAVAAPAPRASGEIANREDVLRQLDRLLEYYVRHEPSSPVPVLLKRAKTLVTADFAEIVRNLIPDGISQFETLRGPESE, from the coding sequence GTGCTGGATGTACCCGTTTTGCTGGCTGCCGTATCCCCGGACTCGCCCTGTGGCGACGATCTGGAGTACGACGCCGCGTTCCTCGAACTCGAACGCATCGCCCAGGGCCAACCCGAGCGCCAGATGGGCGATGCCGTGCTGCCCGCCGAACCGCCGGAGTGGCCGCGCGTACGCGCGCTGGCCAGCGAACTGTTCGGCCGTAGCAAGGACCTGCGGGTAGCCAACCTGCTGCTGCAGAGCAACGTCGCCCTCGACGGCCTGGACGGGCTCGCCGACGGCCTGCTGCTGGTCCGCGAGCTGCTCGGCCAGTACTGGGACGGCGTCTATCCGCTGCTCGACGCCGATGACGACAACGACCCCACCTTCCGTATCAACGCCCTCACCGGCCTGGTCGCCGAACCGCTGCTGCAACTGGTCTGGGCGATCCCGCTGGTGCGCTCGCGGGCGTTCGGCCCGGTCAACCTGCGCGCCGCGCTGAACGCCGCCGGGCTGCAACGCTTCGCCAGCGAGACCCTGAGTCCCGAGCAGATCGCCGGCGCCTTCGCCGATGCCGACGCCGATGCGCTGGCCGCCACCCGGCGCGCCCTGGAAGGCGCCCAGGAACATGCCCTGGCCATCGAGAGCGGCGTCGCCGAACGGGTCGGCTCGGCCCAGGGACTCGACCTCGGTCCCCTTCGTCAACTGCTGCGCCAGGCCCTCCAGGTGTTCGACCTGTACGGCCCGCAGGGCGCCGGCGAGCCCTTGGCGCCGGGTGCCGAAGCGGCCGCCGACGAGCAGGGGGGCGCCGCGCCTGTCGCAGCCGTCGCCGCGCCGGCACCGCGAGCCAGCGGCGAGATCGCCAACCGCGAAGACGTCCTGCGCCAGCTCGACCGCCTGCTCGAGTATTACGTTCGTCACGAGCCGTCGAGCCCGGTGCCGGTGCTGCTCAAGCGCGCCAAGACACTGGTGACGGCCGACTTCGCCGAAATCGTGAGGAATCTCATCCCCGATGGGATTTCCCAGTTCGAAACCCTGCGAGGCCCGGAAAGCGAGTAA
- the hcp gene encoding type VI secretion system receptor/chaperone Hcp gives MAVDMFIKIGDVKGESKDKTHAEEIDVLAWSWGMSQSGSMHMGGGGGAGKVNVQDLSFTKYIDKSTPNLMMACSSGKHYPQAKLTIRKAGGENQVEYLIITLKEVLVSSVSTGGSGGEDRLTENVTLNFAQVQVDYQPQKADGAKDGGPVKYGWNIRQNVQA, from the coding sequence ATGGCTGTTGATATGTTCATCAAGATCGGCGACGTCAAGGGTGAGTCCAAGGACAAGACTCACGCCGAGGAAATCGACGTGCTGGCATGGAGCTGGGGCATGTCCCAGTCCGGGTCGATGCACATGGGCGGTGGCGGCGGCGCCGGCAAGGTCAACGTGCAGGACCTGTCGTTCACCAAGTACATCGACAAGTCCACGCCCAACCTGATGATGGCCTGCTCCAGCGGCAAGCACTATCCGCAGGCGAAGCTGACCATCCGCAAGGCCGGCGGCGAGAACCAGGTCGAGTACCTGATCATCACCCTGAAGGAAGTCCTGGTGTCCTCGGTGAGCACCGGCGGCAGCGGTGGCGAGGATCGCCTGACCGAGAACGTGACCCTGAACTTCGCCCAGGTCCAGGTCGACTACCAGCCGCAGAAGGCGGATGGCGCGAAGGACGGCGGTCCGGTCAAGTACGGCTGGAACATCCGCCAGAACGTGCAGGCCTGA
- the tagH gene encoding type VI secretion system-associated FHA domain protein TagH: MPLRLTITSYHKLTPGQCSEKVLDQGQLTIGRGPDNDWVLPDPERLVSSRHCTILNRDGVYYLTDTSTNGVLLVNAGHRLRRGNSEPLQDGETVRLGEYDILVQLGHDIALPGSGNPQTDPFTSFDALMSRQAAGSAPAFAEPAPTPHPAVTAHFQGGSPLDTKPDLFDFLTPPPPGAAPRPDHVPAEQHDFRPPEPVIPPPPATTPAPPPAGGAPLIPADWDPFAELLGNTPAPSATPVAQPLPTAEPTPLAMPFADPGITQQPQPQPQPQPQPQPASVAAPTPPASAAASAGGDLLQAFLRGAGMTQLKVDPAGAEAQMEAIGRSYRGLVEGLVDVLRARASLKGEFRMAQTMIQPVQNNPLKFAPNVDEAMLLLLRRDNQAFMAPDRAVADSFEDLKAHQLAVMAGVQAAIRHLLARFEPAALEARFGKPAGLSGLLPGARQAQNWDSFTELYAKILREAEDDFQELFGREFSRAYEEHSARLRRS, encoded by the coding sequence ATGCCGCTGCGATTGACCATCACCAGCTACCACAAGCTGACCCCCGGTCAGTGTTCGGAAAAGGTACTGGACCAGGGACAGCTGACCATCGGTCGGGGCCCGGACAACGACTGGGTCCTGCCGGACCCGGAGCGCCTGGTCTCCAGCCGCCACTGCACCATCCTCAACCGCGACGGGGTGTACTACCTCACCGACACCAGCACCAACGGCGTGCTGCTGGTCAATGCCGGGCACCGCCTGCGCCGCGGCAACAGCGAGCCGCTGCAGGACGGCGAGACCGTCCGCCTCGGCGAATACGACATCCTCGTCCAGCTCGGCCATGACATCGCCCTGCCCGGCAGCGGCAATCCGCAGACCGATCCGTTCACCAGCTTCGACGCCCTGATGAGCCGGCAGGCCGCCGGATCGGCGCCTGCCTTCGCCGAACCGGCGCCCACCCCGCACCCCGCGGTGACGGCGCATTTCCAGGGCGGCTCGCCGCTGGACACCAAGCCCGACCTGTTCGACTTCCTCACCCCGCCGCCGCCCGGCGCGGCGCCGCGTCCGGACCATGTACCGGCCGAACAGCACGACTTCCGCCCGCCGGAACCGGTGATCCCGCCGCCCCCCGCGACCACCCCGGCGCCACCGCCCGCTGGCGGCGCACCGCTGATTCCGGCCGACTGGGACCCGTTCGCCGAACTGCTCGGCAACACGCCCGCGCCAAGCGCCACGCCCGTCGCCCAGCCGCTGCCGACGGCCGAACCGACGCCGCTGGCGATGCCCTTCGCCGACCCAGGGATCACCCAACAGCCACAGCCACAGCCACAGCCACAGCCACAGCCACAGCCAGCGAGCGTGGCGGCGCCGACGCCGCCGGCAAGCGCCGCCGCGTCGGCCGGCGGCGACCTGCTGCAAGCGTTCCTGCGCGGCGCCGGCATGACCCAGTTGAAGGTCGACCCGGCCGGCGCCGAAGCGCAGATGGAAGCCATCGGCCGCAGCTATCGCGGCCTGGTGGAAGGACTGGTGGACGTGCTGCGCGCGCGGGCCAGCCTGAAGGGCGAGTTCCGCATGGCGCAGACCATGATCCAGCCGGTGCAGAACAACCCGCTGAAGTTCGCGCCGAACGTCGACGAGGCCATGCTGCTCCTGCTGCGCCGCGACAACCAGGCGTTCATGGCGCCGGATCGCGCGGTGGCCGACAGCTTCGAAGACCTCAAGGCGCACCAGCTGGCGGTGATGGCCGGCGTGCAGGCCGCCATCCGCCACCTGCTGGCGCGCTTCGAACCGGCCGCGCTGGAAGCCCGCTTCGGCAAGCCGGCCGGGCTTTCCGGCCTGCTGCCGGGGGCCCGCCAGGCACAGAACTGGGACAGTTTCACCGAGC
- the tagJ gene encoding type VI secretion system accessory protein TagJ → MADPSFASGRLGSRLQGSIAMIAEELLRAGRLDDALKALQEQVRSQPSNATLRIFLFQLLAVMGQWARAQNQLKVVGELDASALPMVQTYSTAIDCEALRREVFAGRLTPVILGQPAEWIAPLLQALSLDAEGHGEAAQALREQAFDAAPAVPGRIGEAPFAWLADADTRLGPVLEVIVNGRYAWLPMSNLRSLKVEAPSDLRDLVWLPAELTLANGGATVALLPARYAETVEHGDDAARLGRKTEWLDSGLPVGQRLFVTDAGETALFDLRELDFEPTDA, encoded by the coding sequence ATGGCCGACCCTTCATTCGCATCCGGGCGCCTGGGCTCCCGGCTACAGGGAAGTATCGCGATGATCGCCGAAGAACTGTTGCGCGCCGGGCGCCTGGACGATGCCTTGAAAGCCTTGCAGGAACAGGTGCGCAGCCAGCCGTCGAACGCTACCCTGCGGATCTTCCTGTTCCAGCTGCTGGCCGTGATGGGCCAGTGGGCGCGGGCGCAGAACCAGCTCAAGGTGGTCGGCGAACTGGATGCCTCGGCGCTGCCGATGGTACAGACCTACTCCACCGCCATCGACTGCGAGGCGCTGCGCCGCGAGGTGTTCGCCGGGCGCCTGACGCCGGTGATCCTCGGCCAGCCGGCGGAATGGATCGCGCCGCTGTTGCAGGCCCTGAGCCTGGACGCCGAAGGCCATGGCGAGGCCGCCCAGGCCCTGCGCGAACAGGCCTTCGACGCCGCGCCGGCGGTGCCCGGGCGGATCGGCGAAGCGCCGTTCGCCTGGCTGGCGGATGCCGACACGCGCCTCGGCCCGGTGCTCGAGGTAATCGTCAACGGTCGCTATGCCTGGTTGCCGATGAGCAACCTGCGCAGCCTCAAGGTCGAGGCGCCGAGCGACCTGCGCGATCTGGTCTGGCTGCCGGCCGAACTGACCCTGGCCAACGGTGGCGCCACCGTCGCGCTGCTGCCGGCGCGCTACGCGGAAACCGTCGAGCACGGCGACGACGCCGCGCGCCTGGGGCGCAAGACCGAATGGCTGGACAGCGGCCTGCCGGTCGGCCAGCGGCTGTTCGTCACCGATGCCGGCGAGACCGCGCTGTTCGACCTGCGTGAACTGGACTTCGAGCCGACGGACGCCTGA